A segment of the Thermodesulfobacteriota bacterium genome:
GCCTGGGTCTCGATCCAGAGGGCGAGCTTGGCGAGCTCGACGGCCAGGGGGTTCTTGTCTACGCCATAGAGGCAGTGGACGGCCACGAGGCGGCGGCAGAGGGCCTCGGCCCGCTTCTGGGAGAGGCCCGACTCCTCGCCCTCGGGCGCGCGGCTCGGGAGGTACCGGACGAGCTCGTCGTCGGGGTCGGGCAGGTCCACCACACGGCGGCGGTACTCGGCCGCCTCGGTCAGGGCGGCCTGGCGCTCGGCGTCGGTCTTGGCTTTCTCGGCCTTCCGCTCGGCCTCCAGCGCCTTCTCGTCGCAGAGCCGGCACGCCTCGTAGAGCTTCTCGCCCAGGAACCGGCACGCCTCCACCTGGAAGTGCCCGCTCCCCATGGCCGGGTCGAGGACCTTGAGCTTGAGGAGCTCGCCGGGCTTTGGGTCCTCTTTGGGGCTTCGCTCGGCACACAGGGGGCCCAGGGTCTCTTGGACCAGGAAGCGGACGAAGGAGTCGGGGGTGTAGAACGAGCCGGTGGATTTTCGCCCCAGGCCCACCCGCAGGTAGAAGCAGCCGGGGGCGATCTTCTCGATCCACTCAACGGCGGTGGAAGGCTTCGGGCGCCGGGCTCCAGGATTCAGGGAATCTTCTTCGTCTCCGTCGTCTTCCTCCCCTGGCTCCCGACTCCTGGCGCCTGACTCCTCGCTGTCACCGACGCCTTCAGGCTCCTCGTCAGTCCGTGCAGCATCCTCCCGATCTCCTGCGTCCGGTTCAGAAGCGGGTTCACCTGCTCCGCGCTCAGATACGACAGTCGCTGAGAGATAAGCAGGTGAGTCTCCAGCTCCAGCAGCGACCCCTGAGCGATCGACAGATGCCGACAGTACGCCCCCGTGTACGCCCGACCATGGCCCT
Coding sequences within it:
- a CDS encoding N-6 DNA methylase, with protein sequence MGLGRKSTGSFYTPDSFVRFLVQETLGPLCAERSPKEDPKPGELLKLKVLDPAMGSGHFQVEACRFLGEKLYEACRLCDEKALEAERKAEKAKTDAERQAALTEAAEYRRRVVDLPDPDDELVRYLPSRAPEGEESGLSQKRAEALCRRLVAVHCLYGVDKNPLAVELAKLALWIETQA
- a CDS encoding four helix bundle protein; the encoded protein is MPTIQSYQDLQVWQKAMDLVVEVYRLAGLLPRAEQFGLISQMQRAATSVPANIAEGHGRAYTGAYCRHLSIAQGSLLELETHLLISQRLSYLSAEQVNPLLNRTQEIGRMLHGLTRSLKASVTARSQAPGVGSQGRKTTETKKIP